A stretch of Aythya fuligula isolate bAytFul2 chromosome 1, bAytFul2.pri, whole genome shotgun sequence DNA encodes these proteins:
- the LOC116498167 gene encoding trypsin II-P29, which translates to MHSLFLLLSCLGAAVAFPGAADDDKIVGGYNCPEHSVPYQVSLNAGYHFCGGSLINNQWVLSAAHCYKSRIQVRLGEYNIDVQEGSEVVRSSSVIIRHPNYSSRTLNNDIMLIKLASAVEYSADVQPIALPTSCAKAGTECLISGWGNTLSSGTNYPELLQCLQAPILSNQECQDAYPGEITSNMICIGFLEGGKDSCQGDSGGPVVCNGELQGIVSWGIGCALKGYPGVYTKVCNYVDWIQETIAAY; encoded by the exons ATGcattctctcttcctccttctctcctgccTGGGAGCCGCTG tTGCTTTCCCTGGAGCTGCTGATGATGACAAGATTGTGGGAGGCTACAACTGCCCAGAGCATTCAGTTCCCTACCAGGTGTCCCTGAATGCTGGCTATCACTTTTGTGGAGGATCCCTCATCAACAACCAGTGGGTCCTGTCAGCTGCTCACTGCTACAAATC CCGTATACAAGTGAGGCTGGGAGAGTACAACATTGATGTGCAGGAAGGCAGTGAAGTAGTCAGGAGTTCTTCCGTAATCATTCGCCATCCTAACTACAGTTCAAGAACCCTTAATAATGACATTATGTTGATCAAGCTGGCATCCGCCGTGGAGTACAGTGCCGACGTTCAACCCATAGCCCTGCCCACCTCTTGTGCCAAGGCAGGGACGGAGTGCCTGATTTCGGGCTGGGGAAACACACTGAGCAGTGGCA CCAATTACCCTGAACTCCTCCAGTGCCTGCAAGCGCCAATTCTGAGTAACCAAGAGTGCCAAGATGCTTACCCGGGTGAAATCACCAGCAACATGATCTGCATAGGATTCCTGGAGGGTGGGAAAGACTCATGCCAG GGTGACTCAGGTGGACCAGTTGTGTGCAACGGAGAACTCCAGGGCATTGTGTCATGGGGAATCGGGTGTGCTCTGAAAGGTTATCCCGGTGTCTACACCAAGGTCTGCAATTATGTTGACTGGATCCAAGAGACCATTGCAGCCTACTGA
- the LOC116498177 gene encoding trypsin II-P29 yields the protein MHSLFLLLSCLGAAVAFPGAADDDKIVGGYNCPEHSVPYQVSLNAGYHFCGGSLINNQWVLSAAHCYKSRIQVRLGEYNIDVQEGSEVVRSSSVIIRHPNYSSRTLNNDIMLIKLASAVEYSADVQPIALPTSCAKAGTECLISGWGNTLSSGTNYPELLQCLQAPILSNQECQDAYPGEITSNMICIGFLEGGKDSCQGDSGGPVVCNGELQGIVSWGIGCALKGYPGVYTKVCNYVDWIQETIAAY from the exons ATGcattctctcttcctccttctctcctgccTGGGAGCCGCTG tTGCTTTCCCTGGAGCTGCTGATGATGACAAGATTGTGGGAGGCTACAACTGCCCAGAGCATTCAGTTCCCTACCAGGTGTCCCTGAATGCTGGCTATCACTTTTGTGGAGGATCCCTCATCAACAACCAGTGGGTCCTGTCAGCTGCTCACTGCTACAAATC CCGTATACAAGTGAGGCTGGGAGAGTACAACATTGATGTGCAGGAAGGCAGTGAAGTAGTCAGGAGTTCTTCCGTAATCATTCGCCATCCTAACTACAGTTCAAGAACCCTTAATAATGACATTATGTTGATCAAGCTGGCATCCGCCGTGGAGTACAGTGCCGACGTTCAACCCATAGCCCTGCCCACCTCTTGTGCCAAGGCAGGGACGGAGTGCCTGATTTCGGGCTGGGGAAACACACTGAGCAGTGGCA CCAATTACCCTGAACTCCTCCAGTGCCTGCAAGCGCCAATTCTGAGTAACCAAGAGTGCCAAGATGCTTACCCGGGTGAAATCACCAGCAACATGATCTGCATAGGATTCCTGGAGGGTGGGAAAGACTCATGCCAG GGTGACTCAGGTGGACCAGTTGTGTGCAACGGAGAACTCCAGGGCATTGTGTCATGGGGAATCGGGTGTGCTCTGAAAGGTTATCCCGGTGTCTACACCAAGGTCTGCAATTATGTTGATTGGATCCAAGAGACCATTGCAGCCTACTGA